The sequence below is a genomic window from Scophthalmus maximus strain ysfricsl-2021 chromosome 19, ASM2237912v1, whole genome shotgun sequence.
GAGTAAACAGACGAAGAAACtgaatgaattgattaaaaGTGATATTTAGATAATCATAGGGATTTTGTCGATGAAACCAAAGATGAAGGTGTCAAAAGATTTCTGGTGGAGTGAGAATGCAACTGTCTGCCTGACCATCGGGGTCTTGGTCGTTGAGGATGAGTTGTATTTGTGTAGGAGCTGACGTGATTTGGAagtgatgacaaaaaacaaacaccagcagaACTCTGTCTGGTCTTGccttgtctttctgtgtggattGAACAGTTTCAGCTGACCAGTTCCAGTCTGCACTGCATTTTCTCCACAGTAGCTTCAGCATCCAGACGTTGACTCTCTCCATTCCCTCACActgctctctgtttgtttggggTCCTCTTGTCACCTCTGCTTCCTTACACACTCCCACCCCCGCCttcccaaaacaaacaagtgctactgggttctttttttcccccattgatCCATCCTTCACTATACTTTCTGAGTCGTTCCACTCATCGTGCCTGTTTGATCCCAATCAACAAAAGAAGCCTGGCCAGAGAGGAGCTAATGACCTCTGATGATGTGTGCTCTGTAATAGGACCACAGATGTGGATTGGAGGTGAGGAAGGCAAATACACAATTGTTTGCTGGTGACCAGTCAGAGAAAACAAGTGGACTTGAGATGTAAGTAAATATCTGTGAGCGAGATGAGGCTCTGAGGAGTTGTGTTTGTTAATCCAAAGGGATTCTGTATaacaaagtgtgtgaatgtaccATAGCTATCGTTGAAAGATTTAATTGGAAATTGGTACAATGAAATATAGTTAATAACTCATAATAATACACTCAAGTCCTGATCATTAAAAGGAAATGCAAATAATTGAGTAATATATGGAAGCAAATAGTGATTAAGATCCAAGAAAATGAATACCTTAAAATATAGGTTGAAACTTAGATGAAAGATATTTATCTTTGAAAATCATCTGAATTTATTAGGTCTGTTCACCTCTTTTAAATCCTAAACTATTTGTATTATACAATAACTGGTCTAAGGGTGTTAGAATGGCCCATCTTCCATCTTTTTATTGTAATTCAAGCAGTTGAAGTCTGAAGTCCAGTGAATAAccttaaatgaaaaaaagaggttcAAAACCAGTTCAAAAATCATGTAAATTTCATAGAAAATAGGCATTTTCAAGAGATGAAGAAATTGCTTAACTCAGTTTCCTGCTGCAATGGAAGTAAAAGAAGCCTTGGACGTTCATGTGAACAATTCCCACAGGTGTCCCACGTTTTATGATGACAAACCCTGTGTCTGCACGAATGCAGTGATGGAACAAGCTGCACCCTCTGATGCTTCATGTGAATAATACTGTGCTGCAGGAAATGTGTACTGCCATCACAAtggcaagaaaaataaacatttttaaaaaaagaagacggaCTGGTTGTTCAGGGCCTCATCCAACAGAAAGATAATGACCCAAAACAGCTCAGTCTCCAGACTTGAACCTCACCAAGCTGGTTTGGGAGGAACTGGAAGGAGGGGAAGCTCAGTGAGTGGCAGTTTTGTTGGTACAAACTTTTAAAGCAATATTTGATATCCATTATAGGGAGATCTTAACAATAGGTTGGCTGCAACATGAGTAAATTTAGATTCCATCATTTCCCGtttatcatttatttgtcatatgcTTTAATGTCATAGACATTACACCGTGTGAATTTCAGTAACAACTGGAAAAAATGAGGTGCTCTAAAACTCTTGAACATTATTGTACATTATTTTAGGCTTTACAAATTGAAAATAAGAGAAGCCAATATTTTAAACAAACGTACTCACGTTCTCAATAGCCGAGTGttcaaaaaacagaaagcactgcatgtttgtcaaaataaattgttttaatatatttcacatattttatttacaaaatatacatgATAATGTATAAATAGATACAACATATAACACTCTATAATGGAGCTCACCCCGCAGTAAAGATACAAAGTACTTTTGTGTACCACCCAGTATGGATGAAATATACTTCATTACGACATACGTCAATATGACTAGGAACTCTCCCTTGCATATGTGAACATTAATTATAACATGAATACAgtataaaagacaaagaacagTTGAATCAGATTACGCTCTGTCAGAAGTTGCTCTTGAGACTGCAGTGAAGCCAGCGATGGGTGGGCCGTCAGTGACAGCCACACTCTTCAACAATCATGTCCTCGTGATGCCGCAGGGCCAAATCGTCATTCTCGTAGTACAGCATGGAGAGCGGGCTGAGGCGCGTTGGCACGCAGGAGGGGCAAGTCACTCTCTCTGGGTGGTGATGTCGCAAGAGGCTCTGAAAAAAAGACGGAGAATTCACGTGATCGGACAAGCAACTACAGAAAAAACTTGTGTGATTGCTGAAGATTCTGAAGAGTTGAATGGGATTAAAAGTTCCCATCTTACCTGCATGTATGCATGGTTGGTGGGCTGGAAGGACTCATCCAGTGGTGCAGGACACTCTCCCTCACAGCGATATGCGTTATACCGCTTAGGATGCACAATCCACTCGTCCCAGCCAATGTGGTCAAAGTCCACCCACATGTCTACTTTCCGACACAGCGGCCTCTGGGCTGGCTCCGCTGTGGGTGCAGCTCCACCGTCCACTCTCATCCTCTCCATGCGGTTCCTTTTGTGGCGTCGACTTTGACTGTCACTGCTAACTCTGTCCATAGTCACATGCTTGGAGTTCTCCACAGTATGAATGAGACTGTATGCTGCATGGCCTTCCTGAGGCCGGTTGTGTTTGGAGAAGATGACCATCATGACCCGGGTCGTTATAGGATGGTGTATTTTTCTTTGGCTCAAGCCTAAATTCTTAAAGAGGGACTTGTCAGTTAACACCTTTTCCTCCACAGCACCACTCCCGTGGTCCGTCTCACTCTCTCCTGAGGCCTCCTGGCTAGATGCTCTATCTTCTTGGAACAGCCGGTATTTCAACAGAGCAGTCACATTAAAGACCTTCCAGGAAGACTTTGTGCTGCTGGGTGATGAACCGAAGCTCCCCAGGAAAAGGTGCTCATCCTGGCACGATGTGCTGCCCAGGTCACAGCTCTGCCTGGAGTGATATAAATCCACAGTGGCGCGCTTAGAGGCAGAGAAAGCTGGCAGTCCGATCCGAAGTTCTGCCAGCTGGACGAGTTCACCAGTAGAGATGGTTGACATGTCAAATGTGACTGTCCATCTGTCCCCCACTTGATGgcaacctaaaaaaaacaaatgagacatGTAAATGAGAACtcaaattctctctctcacacacacacacacacacacacacacacacacacacacacacacacacacacacacacacacacacacacacacacacacacacacacacacacacacacacacacacacacacacacacacacacacacacacagtcagtttgGGTGATTCAGGGAAAACCAGATCCCTGGACAAATGTCAAAACACTGGAGTGAGAGGGTGAACAGGACAGGATGTGTATTGAACCCCCCTGTGCAAGGCCGTCTGAGGGCTAATATACACACCCTGTCACATAAAACAGAGCAAGCCTTTAAAGTGGAATAAGCATTTTGACACTTGCTGGGTTGTAAAAAGGGGGGTCTGATAACACAGATAGTCCACCAGCCACTGAGCTGTTGGACACCAGAGTACACACCAGAGACACAAACTTAAATACAGTGTATGAAATGGTTCATATCCAATAACAAACTGTTTACTCACCTTTGGCCATCAGACTTAGGACAGAGTCAGAACTGTACGCTGACGGGTTGTCACCTTGCGTATTGACAGTGTTGACAGATACTGACGGTGAGGAATCGACAGTCCTGAAGGAGCGGTAGAGCTGCATCATGTACAGAGGGTATCTGCTGCGATGATTAACCGAGAGGTTTCGGAACGATAAACTTCTCTCCAGGCCTGTGTGATATCTGTGCCCCCGAGTGGAGAAAGCATTTCCAAAAGAGACAAGGAGGAGTATGCAGAAAACCGGCAACAGTCTAGCTTCCATATTAACTGAAACTCACTAAACAATactgagtgagggagagagagagagagagagaggcaaaagatgtccttccttcctccagCTGGTCCCAGGCTGAAATGATGCTGCCTGCAGACGGAGCTCCAGACAGGCCCTTTTATAGTGGACAGCTGCCCTTTGATGACCCCTGACCACTCCAGGCATCTCAACAGCCCCTCTGATCATCGGAGCACATCAGAggggcagagagaagaaaacatttagCCAAGGTCATTGTCCTGTCAAACTGCCTGGCCTTTTATATTCACTCAGGAGCTTAATccttttcaaatgcaaaaaccCATTAACAATTATCACTTGAAATCTTGTACAGCCATTAGCACCTATCTGCTTCGTAACAGTGGCACAAGTAACGTGAAGTTTCACACGactttgataataaaaatggacaataaatcacaaattttaaaaaagaatgatttagatttattaataaaaaacaaatacaacaccAGTCTTATTTGCTTGTTACAGCCAGTCAGGGATGTATAAAACAGCATCTCGCACAGAAACTGCAAGCAACGTTTCCAAATGGTCAAAGTAGTAATTGCACAgatttaatttataatttacaCAAGCTTTAAATCCATTTTACTGATCTGTGTTTCAGTCACTGGGATATGTGAATTATTGTGCTGTGAGAGAGAAATTGTTCTTAAAATTCTAGGTAGAACACACAGTCAAAGAAGTAAATCTTATAGCTTCCCAGTGACTCTTAAAAGcaagaaacaaataaa
It includes:
- the spaw gene encoding southpaw, coding for MEARLLPVFCILLLVSFGNAFSTRGHRYHTGLERSLSFRNLSVNHRSRYPLYMMQLYRSFRTVDSSPSVSVNTVNTQGDNPSAYSSDSVLSLMAKGCHQVGDRWTVTFDMSTISTGELVQLAELRIGLPAFSASKRATVDLYHSRQSCDLGSTSCQDEHLFLGSFGSSPSSTKSSWKVFNVTALLKYRLFQEDRASSQEASGESETDHGSGAVEEKVLTDKSLFKNLGLSQRKIHHPITTRVMMVIFSKHNRPQEGHAAYSLIHTVENSKHVTMDRVSSDSQSRRHKRNRMERMRVDGGAAPTAEPAQRPLCRKVDMWVDFDHIGWDEWIVHPKRYNAYRCEGECPAPLDESFQPTNHAYMQSLLRHHHPERVTCPSCVPTRLSPLSMLYYENDDLALRHHEDMIVEECGCH